In Streptomyces sp. P9-A4, the genomic window GCTGGTGCCGATCTCGATGCCGCCGCCGTGCAGCGCGAGGATCGCGGTGCGCCGGACGGGGGCGACGGTGGTCATCGAGGAGTCGAACTGCTCGTGGCGCCGGGACCTGCGGCTGAACGTGGTGCCCTCCTGGCCCGCCAGTTCCTGGTAGAGCGCGGTGTTGGAGGCGTACTCGACGTCCGCCGCGTAGGCGGGGGCGGCGGTGGCGAGCTGGGCGAGGAGCGGGCCGCCCGCCGTGGCCGCCGCCGCCAGGGCGGTCAGGACGGTACGGCGGGACGCGAAACGATCCGGAGATGTCATGTGCGGAACATAATGGATCAGTTGCCCCGCTCCTCCACGTACCGCGTATGGATCTCCTGCCGGATCGCCTCCGCGTCCCTGAGGGCGCCGGCGATGGCCGTCGCCTCCTCGTGGAGTGCGGCCAGCTGGCGTTCGAGGTGGCTCTCCGGCGCCTCGGTTCCCGGATTGAACCGCGACCACCACCGGGTCCGTACGAAGGTGTCCACGGCCTCCGGCACGTCCTGCCGCACCGCGCGGGCCAGCACGTGCAGATGGTCCGGGTCGCTCACCCAGCCCGGTTCGAGCAGCGCCTCGACGAGGGACTCGAAGGAGTCGAGGCGCTCGCGGGTGGCGGGCGGCAGCTCCACCTCCGCCAGATACGTCCGCAGGGTCGCGAAGTCCGCCCGCAGCGCCTCCAGTTGTTCGCCGGCGCCCGGGAAGTGCGGGGTGTCGGGACGCTCGGGCGGGGCGATCAGCGCCCCCGCCGCGTAGAGGCCCGCGACCACCAGCGGCCAGAGGGAGCCGGCGGCACCGGTGAGGGTGATGCCGACGCCGGCCAGACCGCAGACGCTGCCGGTCAGGTTCTTGCGGGACTCGGCGTAGCGGACGAGCCGCACGAAGAACCCCCTACTGGTAGCCACGGATCTCCTCGAAGGCCCCGTCCAGCGAACCCTTGGTGGCGTCGAAGAGCTTTCCGCCGGTCAGGTCCGCGATGTGGTCGAGCTCCCCGCGGTCGGAGTCCCCGAACAGGATCGGGAAGACCGGGGTGTGCTTCTGCCCGGCCGGCAGGGCACCGTAGAAGGTGTCGAAGGCGGCGGCCGGATCGCCGTCGGTGTTCTCCCCGTCCGTCATCAGCACGACGGAGGTGAAGGTGTCGGCGGGGCTCTTTCCCAGGAAGCGGTACGCCTCCTGGAGGCTGGAGTAGACCGCGGTGCCGCCGGAGGCCGTGAGCTTCCGGGCGTCGGACCCGATCGCGTCGAGCGCCGCCCGCGGCGAGGCCGGGTCGACCGTGTGGGTCCGTACCTCGCCCTGCTTCACCGCGGAGCCGAACGGCATCAGCGTGACCTCCTCCCGGTCCCGGAAGTCCTCCGTCAGCTCGACCAGGGCCGTCTTCAGCCGCTCCAGCCGCTCGCCGCCCATGGAACCGGAGGTGTCCAGCACGTACACCGTCCGCGAAGGCCTGCGCAGGGTGTTGTCGTACGCGTCGAGCAGCCCGTCCGCCACCTTCCGGCTGCCGGGGAAGGGCAGTTCGCGCCGCTGGTCCTCGGCCAGCCTCGCGGACGGCGCGACCCCGACGACCACCGGCCGCCGCAGCGTCGTGTCGGTGATCCGCCGCTGGGCCTCCGGGGTGCGCAGATACGTGGTGAGCTTCCCGGCCGTCGCCTTCGCGTCCGGGCGGGCGGAGGTCAGCAGGGTGAGCGGGTAGTCGGCGGTCACGACACCGTCGGACGGCCGGATCACGGTCAGCTTCCCGGGCGCCGAGAGCAGCACCGACTCGTAGTTGACCAGCGCGTCGACATCGGTGCGGCGGGCGTACGCGGAGGCCAGCCAGCCGGAGGAGCCCGAGGTCAGCTTCTGGCCCGCGAAGAACTCCTTCAGTCGCGGCGTGGCCGCGGTGACGTCCTTCTCGGTCAGCGCCGACTGGGCGCCGGAGAGGCCCGAGGCCACCGAGACGAGCGCGGAGAAACCGGAGTTGGAGCGCTTCGGGTCGGTCATGCCGTACGTCAGCTTCCCGGCCGCGACCGCCTGGTGCAGCTGCGACCAGGTGACCTTCGCCGGGTCCCAGCCGAGCCGGGCGACCGCCTCGGGCCGTACGCCGAGGGCCACCGGCGAGGTCATGATCGGCGTCTCGCCGGTGATCCGCCGGGCGGTGTCCGGGCGGAGCCGCAGATAGTCGTTGGAGGAGAGCCAGATCGCGTCGTACGACTTCTCCGCCGCGCCGGACGCGATCTGCTCGACGGCGTCCAGGGTGCCGGCGTAGGTGGGCCGGACGGTCACGCCGGTCGCCTTGCGGGCGTCTTCGAGGACCGGGGCCATGTCCGCCAGCTCGGAGGAGGCGAGGACCCGCAGCGTGCCGGGGACGAAAGCCTGGCCCGGCCCGTCGGTCCGGCCACCGCTGGACCCGCCGACGCTGTTGTCGGCGGTGCCGCACGCGCTGCCGGTGGCGGTGACGAGCAGGGCGAGGGCGAGCCCGGCGAGGAGGCGGGGGAGGGTGCGGGTCTTCCCGGGGGTGGTCCTCATGCGGGGCCGCCGCCTTCCAGTGCGCCGGTGCGGCGGCTGCGGTCCAGGTGGGCGCTCGCCTCCTGGAGTTCGGCGGTGAGCGACTCGACCGTCGCCGCCATCGACTCCGTCGCCCGCGCCTTGTACGTGTCGATGGCGTCGAGCGTCCGGTAGATCTGCTGGAAGGCGGTGCGGAGCGTCTCCGCGCCCACCGCCGGGTTCGCCGCCAGCATCTGGATCTCGCCGGCCTGCTGGGAGATCATCTCGGCGTTGCCGAGGATCAGTCGCTCGGTCGTCGAGCGCAGTTCGGTCACCTGCTCGGTGACCTTCCGCTGGTTCTCCAGCGCGGAGGCCAGCATCACCGCGATCCGCAGCGCCGAGAGGGTCGTCGTCGCCGCCCGGTCCACGCCCTTGATCAGTTCGTCGTTGTTCCGGCGGACCACGTCCATCGCCAGGTACCCCTGGGCGCAGACGGCGAGCTGGGTCAGCAGGTCCTGGTGCTTCTGCCGGACGGGGAAGAGGACGTCGGCGCGGAGGGCGTCCGCCTGGCCCGCGTCGGGCGTGGCGGCGATGCGCTGCTCCACGGCCGCGTCGAGGGCGTCGGTGAGCACCGCGTACTCCTGGAGCTTGCCCATGGTCTCCCAGAGGCGGGCCCGCTCGGTAAGCAACGCGGCGTTGTCACGGCTCAGTTCGTCCTGGCCGCTGCGCAGGGAACCGACGATCCGGTTCAAAGTGGCCTGCGAGGAGGCGTACTTGGCGACGTGGTCGCGCAGCTTGTTGCCGCCGGGCAGCTTCGAGAGGAAGCCCTTGAGCCCCTTGCCCGGGGTGTCCCGGGGGTCCAGGTCCTCGACCGTGCGCCGGAGTTCGACCAGGGAGGAGCCGACGCGGGCCTGGGCGTCGCCGCCGGAGGCGCCGGAGCCGAGCGAGCGGACCGTACGGTCGAGCATGCGGTTCGACTGCTGGGCGGCGGAGCGCATCTCGCCCGCGCCGAGCGCGGCGATCTCGCCGATGCGGCCGGCGAACTCGGGGGAGCGCGGGTCGAGTCCGGACAGCGAGCCGACGTACTCACCGGCCCTCCGGGTCATCTCCGTACGGGTCGCCTCGTCCAGCGGCACAAGGCCGGAGGCCTGCTCGGCGCGGACGACGGGGACCGGCTCGGGCGGGGTGAGGACGAGCGGGGTGTCGTGCTCGGGCGGTGTCAGGGCCATCGTTCTTCTCGGATCCTCGGGCGTGCTCATGCGGTGTCCCCCTGGTCGCGGGCCCGCAGGGCCATCTCGTGCAGCACCTTGCTGGTGGGCACGGGCGCCTGGCGGACTCCGGTCAGTGTCTGGTTGAGGTAGGCGGTGTGGCCCTCGGTGGCGGCGGTGAACTCGCTCGCCGTGCCCTGCGGCCGGAAGCCGTGACGGACCGCGAGCCCGCGCAGCTCGGGGTCGTCGGAGAGGAGCCGGCCGAGGGCCCGGCCGTTCTCCGTGAGCGGTACGAGCGTGTGGTCGCTGTTGACCGTGGTGTCCGGGTAGAGGACGACGAGGTCGCCCATCGGCTGGCCGGCGAGCAGCTGGGCGGCGACCTGGGACTCGTACACGAGGACGAGCGGGTTGCCGACGCCGCTCACGAAGTCCCGGAAGGGTGCGTCGGAGCTGGACTGCTGGGCGCCCTGCACCTGGACCAGCTTGCGCAGCAGCGGGGCCGTGCGGGTGACCGCGGCCTTGTCGCCCGCGACCCGTCCGCCGTCGGCGACATAGCTCGCGGCGGCGAGGTAGAGGGCGCCGGAGCTGGAGGCGACCGGATCGGTGGAGGTGATGAAGAGGGTGCCGCTCAGCTCGGCGTGCCCGGCGGAGCCCTTGAGCTGCTGCCAGCTCCGGTCGGCGCGGGCCGCCGCGAGGTAGGCGTCCATCTTCAGGATGCCGCTCGTGCCGCGCGGGCCGAGGGTCGCCAGGCCGTTGCCGGCGAGGACCCGGGCGGCGGCGCTGTGCGCGACGACGACGAGCGGCGAGTAGAAGGGACGGAGCGGGGCGGTCGCCGCCTTGTCCTTGGTCTTCGCCTTCGCGCGGAGTTCGTCGGCCGGCCCTTTGGAGGACGGGAAGGCGAAGTCGTAGCCGTCGAGGGGCAGTTCCTCCATGTCCCAGGACCCGGAGGTCTCGGTGCCCACGGTGAAGCCCTTCGCGGCCAGGGCCTTCACCACCTGTGGATCGGCGAAGAACTCGGCCTTCTCCGATCCGATGACTCCTCGCACGGTCTTCGTTGCCGTGCCCGTGTCCTTGTCGCCGCCCGTCACGAGGACGGCGGCCACGCCGCCCAGGAGCAGGGCGGCCAGGACGATTCCCAGGATGCGTCTCACGCGGGCAGCGTGCTCGCGGAAACCCACATTCCAGGGGGAGTTGGGTGTACGGGGGGTGAAGGAGCGATCCCGGTACCGAACCGGAGGGGGGCGCCCCGCTGTCGAGCCGGAAGGGATCGGGGGCGGAGGTGTCCTGGGCCCCCGATTGCGGGGGAGGCGTCCTTCGGATCGGGCCGGGGTGGGTGGCGCCCGGTCCGCGCGGTTCGTGACGCGCGGACCGGGGCCGTCAGGGGGCGCCTACCAGGGTCTCCCCGGTCAGCGCCGCGGTGTGCGCGTCCATGCGCCCGGCGGCGAGGATCGCGGCGGTCGTGTCGGCCCGCGAGGCGGCGACGACCAGGGCGCGGCCCGCGAGGGCGTGCGCCCTGCGGTGCAGGTCCGGTGCGGACGAGCCGCTCAGACCCGCGTGCCGCGCGGGCGGTGCGCCGCGCAGCCGTGCCACCTGCCGGGCGATGAGCTCGCCGGCCTCCGTGTCGCCCAGCTCGTCGGTGACGGCGAGCAGGGCGGCGAGGTGTCCGGCGAGCTGGATGTCCAGCTCCTCCTCGCGGGAGCGGTGCGGATACGCGGCCTGGGTGTCGTCGGCCATCCGGTGGACCGACTTGGTGCGGATCGGTTCGTACATGGGACGGCCTCCTGAGTGCTCGGGAGCCATCCTAGCTTAGATTCAGTCTAAAGTTGAGCGGAGTCCGGCCCGAAGTCCTGTGGGGTTCTCAGGGCTGGCTGTAGCCGTCCAGGAACCGGCCGATCCGGGTCACCGCGTCCGCCAGGTCCGCCGCCGCCGGCAGCGTGACGATCCGGAAGTGATCGGGCTCGTGCCAGTTGAAGCCCGTCCCGTGCACCACCATGATCTTCTCGGCCCGCAGCAGGTCAAGGACCATCTGCCGGTCGTCCTTGATCTTGTAGACGGTCGGGTCGAGCCGCGGGAACAGGTACAGCGCGCCCTTCGGCTTCACACACGTCACGCCCGGGATCTGGGTCAGCAGCTCGTACGCCGTGTCCCGCTGCTCAAGGAGCCGCCCGCCCGGCAGCACCAGGTCCTCGATCGACTGACGGCCCTGGAGCGCGGCGGCCACCGCGTGCTGCGCCGGCATGTTCGCGCAGAGGCGCATGTTGGCGAGGATCGTGAGGCCCTCGATGTACGAGGTCGCGTGGTGCTTCGGGCCGCAGACCGCGAGCCAGCCGGAGCGGAAACCGGCCACCCGGTAGTTCTTGCTCATCCCGTTGAACGTGAGGACGAGCAGGTCGGGCGCGACGGCCGCGGTCGGGGTGTGCGTGGCGCCGTCGTAGAGGATCTTGTCGTAGATCTCGTCCGAGCAGACCACCAGGTTGTGACGCCGGGCGATCTCCGTCAGGGAGCGCAGCATCTCGTCGTCGTAGACGGCGCCCGTCGGGTTGTTAGGGTTGATGATCACGATCGCCTTGGTGCGGTCGGTGATCTTCCGCTCGATGTCGGCGAGGTCGGGCATCCAGTCCGCCTGCTCGTCGCAGCGGTAGTGCACGGCCGTACCGCCCGCGAGGGAGACCGAGGCCGTCCACAGCGGGTAGTCCGGAGCCGGCACGAGCACCTCGTCGCCGTCGTCGAGCAGCGCCTGCATCGCCATCTGGATCAGCTCGGAGACGCCGTTGCCGAGGTAGATGTCCTCGACGGAGAGCGGGATGCCCTTGGTCTCGTAGTGGCTCATCACCGCGCGGCGGGCCGCGAGCAGCCCCTTCGCGTCGCCGTAGCCGTGCGCCTCGGAGAGGTTCCGCAGGACGTCCTCGAGGATCGCGGGCGGGCACTCGAAGCCGAAGGCGGCCGGGTTGCCCGTGTTGAGCTTGAGGATGCGATGACCCGCGGCCTCAAGCCGCATCGCCTCTTCGAGCACCGGACCCCGGATTTCGTAACAGACGTTGGCGAGCTTCGTGGACTGGATCACCTGCATGCCGAGAGCTTACGGCGGGCCGGGCCGGGCCGCCTCGTGTTTTGGGCCACGTGGGGCGCCGCGTGGCGCGGGGAGGGCGGGGCGGCTCTCCGGGTGTGACCCGTGTCGCAGCGATCGTGTCGTGCTCCCTGCAATCCGGGCCTATGAGCCATCCGGACCCCGCAGCCGCCGCCCCTCGCCGGGGCCGCCGCCGACACGCCCCCGCACGCCGGGGTCCCGGGCCGGTGTGGCTGGTGGCCGCCGGGGGTGTCGTGGTGCTCGGGCTGACCGCCGCGGTGCTCGGCACGGGCGGCGGTACGGGGGGCACGGGCGGTACGGACGGGACCCCGGGCGGCGACGGCACGCGGAACGGTCCGCCCGCGCTGATCCAGGCCGACCCCACCGCCGGGGACCCCGGCACCTCGCGCGCCCCCTCGCCGCGGGCCACGGGGGCCGGGCGGGACGGGGACGGCGTACGGAAGGGCGGTCCGGAGTCCTCCGCCACGGCGGGCGGGCGGACGACGCCGACGGCCGGTCCGGCCGGGGGCACCGCTCCGGAGGCCGTACCGACGGCTTCGGACGACCCCGCCGCCGGGGGCGGTACGGGCACGGGTGACCGCACGGGCAAGCCGGGGCGGGGGCGGGGCGCGGGCAAGGGCCCGAGGTAGCACCGCGCGGCGGGAGGCGTCGGTGGGCCGGGATAGGTTGGGCCCCCATGTGGGTTTTCAGTGCCTCCGGATGCCGGTGGCTGGGTCTGGCCGGGTCGTTCGGCGTCGCCGCGGGCGGCTGGGCCGCCGGGACGCTGCCGGTGCGCGGCGGCGGGGGGCTGTGGGAGCCGCGCGGCTCCGCGCTCACCACCGCGGGCGCCGTCCTCGCGTACCTCGGCCTGGCCCTGCTCGTCGCCGCCTGGTGGCGGTACGGCGTCCTGCTCGCCCGGGGCGTACGCGACGGGGTGCTCACCACCCTCGTCTGCTGGACCGCGCCACTGCTGTTCGCCCCGCCGCTGCACAGCGCCGACGTCTACAGCTACATCGCGCAGGGCGCCATGGTCCTCGAAGGGCACGACGTGTACGGCGGCGGGCCCTCCGTCCTCGGCCCCGACGAGCTGGGGGCCGACGCCGCCGCCTCCGTCGGCGGCCACTGGACGGACACGCCCGCGCCGTACGGGCCCGCGTTCCTCGTCCTGGCCCAGCTGGTGGTCAAGCTGACCGGCGGCGAGATCGTTCCCGCCGTGCTCGGGATGCGGCTCCTCGCGGTGGGCGCGCTCGCGCTGATCGTGTGGGCCGTACGGGGGCTCGGCGGCGGGCCCGGCGGCCGTGACGGGGCGCTGTGGCTGGCCGCGCTCAACCCGCTGCTGCTGGTCCATGTCGTCGGCGGCACGCACAACGACGGACTGATGGCCGGGCTCATGCTGGCGGGCGTGCTGCTCGCGGTACGCGGGCGCTGGGTCCTCGGGTGCGTCCTCGTCGGCCTGGCGATGATGGTCAAGTCGCCGGCCGCGGTGGCGCTGCTCTTCATCGGCGTGACGATCGCGCGCCGGGACGGGGGCGTACGGGGGGCGGCCAAGGGCCTCGTCCTGCCGGGCCTCGTCGCGGGCGCGGTGGCCGCGGGCGCGACGGTGCTGGCCGGGACCGGGTTCGGCTGGCTGCGGACGCAGAGCGTCGCCGCGACGATCCACACGGCGCTGTCCCTCAGCAGTGACCTCGGGCTCGGCCTCGGGGTGCTCCTCGGGGACGACCCCGACCCCGTGAAGGGGGTCGTGCAGAAGCTCGGGCTGCTCGTCGCCGTCGGGGTCGTCCTGGCGCTCGCGTGGCGGTCGTGGCGGGGGGCGCTCGACCCGGTCCTCGGCCTCGGGTTCGCGCTCGTCGCGCTGGTGGCGCTCTCACCGATGGTGCAGCCGTGGTACCTGCTGTGGGGGACGGTCGTGGTCGCGGCGTCGGCGTGGCGGAGCCGGGCCGGGCAGCTGCTCGCGGTGCTCTCGGCGGCCCTCGTCTGGGAGACGGCACCGTCGGGGCACACCCCCTGGTACGGCTTCGTGCTGGCGGGGCTGGTGCTGGTGCTGGGCGTGGTGTGGATGCGGCGGAACCCCTGGGGCGGGACCGGGGAGGCGGCGGGGGCCGACGCGGTGGAGGGCTCGGACCGGGTGGGCGCCCGGTAGGGGGTTGGAGGGGTCCGGCTAAGCGCCGGCCCTCCGGTTCGAGCGCAGAGACCTTCCCGGCAGCGCGTCCGTGCGTCTGCCGTCCTCCATCACGAACCGGCCGTCGACCAGCACGTGCGGGATGCCCGTCGGCAGCGTCCGGGGCGACGCGTACGTCGAGCCCGCCGCCACCGTCTCCGGGTCGAAGAGGACCAGGTCGGCCACGTACCCCTCACGGATCCTGCCCCGGTCGGGCAGGCGCAGCCGGGCCGCCGGGCGGCCCGTCAGGTGGGCCACGCACTCCTCCAGGGACAGCACGCCCAGCTCGCGCACGTACCGCCCGAGGTAGCGGGGAAACGTCCCGTACGCGCGCGGGTGCGGCTTCGTGCCCTGGAGGATGCCGTCCGAGCCGCCCGTGTGCACCCGGTGCCGCATGATCGCCCGGACGTTCTCCTCGTGCCCCACGTGCTGGAGGATCGTCGTGCCCAGGCTGTCTTCGAGCAGCAGGCGCCGGGCCGTCGCCCAGCCGTCCACCCGCCGGCCCACGTACTCCCCGAGCCCCGGCGCGGACACCCCCGAGACCTCGATCGTGTCCCAGTCCACCGGCACCCCGTGGCAGCCGTCCGAGCCGAGGACCTCCAGGTGATGGCGGACGCGCTCGGCCGTCCCCTCGTCCCGGAGCCGCGCGAGCACCGCCTCCGGCCCGCCCTCGCTCGCCCAGCCGGGCAACAGCGCGACCAGGGTCGTACAGCCGGGGGTGTACGGGTACGTGTCGAGGCTGATGTCCGCGCCCGCGTCGAGGGCCTCGTCGAGGAGGGCGAGGAGTTCGGGGGCCCGGCCCTCGTTCACGCCGAAGTTCATGGTGGCGTGGGCGAGGTGGAGGGCGCAGCCCGCCTCCCGGGTGAGCGCGATCATCTCCCCGTACGCCTCAAGGGCCCCCGCCCCGTACGAGCGGTGGTGGGGGCAGTAGTAGCCGCCGTACTCCGCCACCACCCGGCAGAGTTCCGTCAGCTCGGCGTCCTTCGCGTACATCCCCGGGGTGTACGTCAGCCCGGAGGACATGCCGAAGGCGCCCTGGACGAGCCCCTCCGCGACGAGCCCCCGCATCCGGTCCAGTTCGCGTCCCGTCGCGGGCCGGTCCTCCCAGCCGACCGCGTACATCCGGACCGTCCCCTGGGGGACGAGGTACGCGGCGTTGACAGCGATGCCCCGGCCGCCGTGGGCACGGTCCAGACGGTCGAGGTACTCGCCCACCGTCCGCCAGCCGAAGTCGAGGTCGTCGCCGTACCCGTTCCAGCCGGTGATCGCCCTGCGCACCTCCGCGAGCGTGCGGTCGTCGACCGGCGCGTACGACAGCCCGTCCTGGCCCAGGACTTCGAGGGTCACGCCCTGCGCGGCCTTCGCGCTGTGGTCCGGGTCGCGGAGCAGCGCGAGGTCGCTGTGGGCGTGCATGTCGATGAAGCCGGGGGAGAGGGCGAGGCCCTCGGCGTCCACGATCCGCCGGGCCGTGGGGCGGAGACAGCCCGCCGCCGCGCCCTCCTTCACGATCGCGGCGATCCGGCCGCCCTCGATCGCCACGTCGGCGCGGTAGGAGGGGGCGCCGGTGCCGTCGACGACCTCCGCGTCACGGAAGACGAGGTCCATGGGGGTTCCCTCCGGACGTCCTAGAAGAAGGTGCGGACGTAGTCGACCACCGTGCCGTCCGCCTCGACCAGCGGGATCAGCTGCCACTTGTCGAAGATCGTGCAGGGGTGCGACAGGCCCATCCCCACCCAGTCGCCGACCTCCAGGTCCGCGCCCGCCTCGGTGCCGAGCCAGGCGTGCTGGTCGGAGAGGCCCGTCACGGTGATGCCCTCCGCGGCGCGGATCTCACCCGTGCGGTCGTCACGGACCACGTGCGCCTCGGGCAGGTGCAGGTCATGGGCGGCGTCCCGCTTGCCCGCGTTGGTGAAGGCCTGCGCCGGGGCCGGGCGGGAGACCACCTGCGACCACAGCCGGAACGCCGGCTCCAGGGCGCCCTCCTCCGGGACCCGGTTGAAGGGGGTGCGGGCGCGGTACTGGCCGTCGTCGTGCGAGACGTACGCGCCGGAGCGCAGCAGTTTCAGGACGGGGAGGGAGAGCCCGGGGATCTCCGCGAAGACCTCGGCGACCGTGTCGAACCACTCGCTGCCGCCCGCGCTCACCACGATCTCGCCGATGGCGGGGGCGAAGCGGCCGGCCTCGTCGAAGTCGGCCGCGAGCCCGACGAGCCGGTGCAGCCAGTCGCGCACCGAGCCGGCGTCGGCGCCGGGCATCGTGCCCTCGTACCCGGCGACGCCGACCAGCCGCAGGGCGGTGGTGGCCGCGACCGCGTCGGCGACGGCCGCGCACTCCGCCTCCGTCCGTACGCCCGTGCGCCCGGCCGAGCCGGCGGCCAGCTCGACGACCACGTCCACCGGGCGGGACGCGCCCGCCGCGCGCAGGGCCTCGTCCATCAGCTCGACGCCGCGGACGGAGTCGACGTAACAGATCAGCCGGAAGGCGGGGTCGGCGTCCAGCTCGGCGGCGATCCAGCGCAGGGCGACCGGGTCGACGACCTCGTTGGCCAGGAAGATCCGGGCGATGCCGTGCGCCCGGTAGACGCGGGCCTGGTGGGGGACGGCGGCGGTGATGCCCCAGGCGCCGTGCGCGAGCTGACGGTCGAACAGCTGCGGGGCCATGGACGTCTTGCCGTGCGGGGCGAAGGCGAGGCCGTGGCGCTCGGCGTACGTCTCGAGGAGGCGCAGGTTGTGCTCGACGGACTCGGCGGAGAGCGCGAGGACGGGGGTGGTGAAACCGCCGGTGAAGAGGTTGCGGCGCTGGGCGGCCAGCTCGCCGACGGTGAGGCCCTCGGCGTCCGGGGGCAGCGCCTTGAAGCGGTGGTCGACGCGCTCGTTCGCCAGGTCGGGCGTGTTCTGCACCGGGTCGGGCATGAGGCCTCCTCATCGTGGGCGTTGCGAGATGTGCAACGCTCATTGCGCATTGTGCTCACGGCTGTCTAACATCCGGGCCGAGGCCGGGTCAATGGACCCGGTCGACGGAGCCGTACGACCCGCAGGGAGCCCGAGAGTGAGCGGACACGAGCCCGCGGA contains:
- a CDS encoding N-acyl-D-amino-acid deacylase family protein — its product is MDLVFRDAEVVDGTGAPSYRADVAIEGGRIAAIVKEGAAAGCLRPTARRIVDAEGLALSPGFIDMHAHSDLALLRDPDHSAKAAQGVTLEVLGQDGLSYAPVDDRTLAEVRRAITGWNGYGDDLDFGWRTVGEYLDRLDRAHGGRGIAVNAAYLVPQGTVRMYAVGWEDRPATGRELDRMRGLVAEGLVQGAFGMSSGLTYTPGMYAKDAELTELCRVVAEYGGYYCPHHRSYGAGALEAYGEMIALTREAGCALHLAHATMNFGVNEGRAPELLALLDEALDAGADISLDTYPYTPGCTTLVALLPGWASEGGPEAVLARLRDEGTAERVRHHLEVLGSDGCHGVPVDWDTIEVSGVSAPGLGEYVGRRVDGWATARRLLLEDSLGTTILQHVGHEENVRAIMRHRVHTGGSDGILQGTKPHPRAYGTFPRYLGRYVRELGVLSLEECVAHLTGRPAARLRLPDRGRIREGYVADLVLFDPETVAAGSTYASPRTLPTGIPHVLVDGRFVMEDGRRTDALPGRSLRSNRRAGA
- a CDS encoding SCO4983 family protein; its protein translation is MYEPIRTKSVHRMADDTQAAYPHRSREEELDIQLAGHLAALLAVTDELGDTEAGELIARQVARLRGAPPARHAGLSGSSAPDLHRRAHALAGRALVVAASRADTTAAILAAGRMDAHTAALTGETLVGAP
- a CDS encoding toxic anion resistance protein, producing MSTPEDPRRTMALTPPEHDTPLVLTPPEPVPVVRAEQASGLVPLDEATRTEMTRRAGEYVGSLSGLDPRSPEFAGRIGEIAALGAGEMRSAAQQSNRMLDRTVRSLGSGASGGDAQARVGSSLVELRRTVEDLDPRDTPGKGLKGFLSKLPGGNKLRDHVAKYASSQATLNRIVGSLRSGQDELSRDNAALLTERARLWETMGKLQEYAVLTDALDAAVEQRIAATPDAGQADALRADVLFPVRQKHQDLLTQLAVCAQGYLAMDVVRRNNDELIKGVDRAATTTLSALRIAVMLASALENQRKVTEQVTELRSTTERLILGNAEMISQQAGEIQMLAANPAVGAETLRTAFQQIYRTLDAIDTYKARATESMAATVESLTAELQEASAHLDRSRRTGALEGGGPA
- the mptB gene encoding polyprenol phosphomannose-dependent alpha 1,6 mannosyltransferase MptB, whose protein sequence is MWVFSASGCRWLGLAGSFGVAAGGWAAGTLPVRGGGGLWEPRGSALTTAGAVLAYLGLALLVAAWWRYGVLLARGVRDGVLTTLVCWTAPLLFAPPLHSADVYSYIAQGAMVLEGHDVYGGGPSVLGPDELGADAAASVGGHWTDTPAPYGPAFLVLAQLVVKLTGGEIVPAVLGMRLLAVGALALIVWAVRGLGGGPGGRDGALWLAALNPLLLVHVVGGTHNDGLMAGLMLAGVLLAVRGRWVLGCVLVGLAMMVKSPAAVALLFIGVTIARRDGGVRGAAKGLVLPGLVAGAVAAGATVLAGTGFGWLRTQSVAATIHTALSLSSDLGLGLGVLLGDDPDPVKGVVQKLGLLVAVGVVLALAWRSWRGALDPVLGLGFALVALVALSPMVQPWYLLWGTVVVAASAWRSRAGQLLAVLSAALVWETAPSGHTPWYGFVLAGLVLVLGVVWMRRNPWGGTGEAAGADAVEGSDRVGAR
- a CDS encoding pyridoxal phosphate-dependent aminotransferase: MQVIQSTKLANVCYEIRGPVLEEAMRLEAAGHRILKLNTGNPAAFGFECPPAILEDVLRNLSEAHGYGDAKGLLAARRAVMSHYETKGIPLSVEDIYLGNGVSELIQMAMQALLDDGDEVLVPAPDYPLWTASVSLAGGTAVHYRCDEQADWMPDLADIERKITDRTKAIVIINPNNPTGAVYDDEMLRSLTEIARRHNLVVCSDEIYDKILYDGATHTPTAAVAPDLLVLTFNGMSKNYRVAGFRSGWLAVCGPKHHATSYIEGLTILANMRLCANMPAQHAVAAALQGRQSIEDLVLPGGRLLEQRDTAYELLTQIPGVTCVKPKGALYLFPRLDPTVYKIKDDRQMVLDLLRAEKIMVVHGTGFNWHEPDHFRIVTLPAAADLADAVTRIGRFLDGYSQP
- a CDS encoding substrate-binding and vWA domain-containing protein, encoding MRTTPGKTRTLPRLLAGLALALLVTATGSACGTADNSVGGSSGGRTDGPGQAFVPGTLRVLASSELADMAPVLEDARKATGVTVRPTYAGTLDAVEQIASGAAEKSYDAIWLSSNDYLRLRPDTARRITGETPIMTSPVALGVRPEAVARLGWDPAKVTWSQLHQAVAAGKLTYGMTDPKRSNSGFSALVSVASGLSGAQSALTEKDVTAATPRLKEFFAGQKLTSGSSGWLASAYARRTDVDALVNYESVLLSAPGKLTVIRPSDGVVTADYPLTLLTSARPDAKATAGKLTTYLRTPEAQRRITDTTLRRPVVVGVAPSARLAEDQRRELPFPGSRKVADGLLDAYDNTLRRPSRTVYVLDTSGSMGGERLERLKTALVELTEDFRDREEVTLMPFGSAVKQGEVRTHTVDPASPRAALDAIGSDARKLTASGGTAVYSSLQEAYRFLGKSPADTFTSVVLMTDGENTDGDPAAAFDTFYGALPAGQKHTPVFPILFGDSDRGELDHIADLTGGKLFDATKGSLDGAFEEIRGYQ
- a CDS encoding alanine racemase — translated: MPDPVQNTPDLANERVDHRFKALPPDAEGLTVGELAAQRRNLFTGGFTTPVLALSAESVEHNLRLLETYAERHGLAFAPHGKTSMAPQLFDRQLAHGAWGITAAVPHQARVYRAHGIARIFLANEVVDPVALRWIAAELDADPAFRLICYVDSVRGVELMDEALRAAGASRPVDVVVELAAGSAGRTGVRTEAECAAVADAVAATTALRLVGVAGYEGTMPGADAGSVRDWLHRLVGLAADFDEAGRFAPAIGEIVVSAGGSEWFDTVAEVFAEIPGLSLPVLKLLRSGAYVSHDDGQYRARTPFNRVPEEGALEPAFRLWSQVVSRPAPAQAFTNAGKRDAAHDLHLPEAHVVRDDRTGEIRAAEGITVTGLSDQHAWLGTEAGADLEVGDWVGMGLSHPCTIFDKWQLIPLVEADGTVVDYVRTFF